One region of Epilithonimonas zeae genomic DNA includes:
- a CDS encoding HmuY family protein — MKKLLFLLISISFIFQSCLRDNEDPVAVSPIMGKIDSADVGGASEPNQVWYDLSSGDKTLNKRTDWDLAFYSGDEFKVIINSSIMMAAGKIPNVTDINQVKESDVATLKTKVQVANFDPNNVTYIDDVKGNFPTSYTAIEEIKVVDSDNAVYLVNMGKNIYTGSIPIGSVTTGGTDRGWMKLQIVRNGSSAYKIRYANIGEATYKEYIINKNTDYNFNYFSMTDNKEVVIQPQKQKWDLCFTVFTNVIEGAGTYIYADFVTDNIVGGSASYQVTIPTGTNASDFYNNFKAADIDMSKFDHTDQRAIGANWRNPVGTNGLEVYGDRFYVVKDPEGFYFKLRFTRMTKAKKDQYGEAGERGFPQFEYKPL, encoded by the coding sequence ATGAAAAAATTATTATTCTTACTAATATCAATATCTTTCATTTTTCAATCATGTCTCAGAGATAATGAAGATCCAGTTGCCGTTTCTCCTATTATGGGTAAGATTGATAGTGCTGATGTTGGAGGGGCAAGTGAGCCAAACCAAGTCTGGTATGATCTAAGTTCGGGAGATAAAACTCTGAATAAAAGAACAGATTGGGATTTGGCTTTCTATTCTGGAGATGAGTTTAAGGTAATTATCAATTCTTCAATTATGATGGCTGCAGGCAAAATACCAAATGTCACAGATATTAATCAGGTAAAAGAATCTGATGTTGCTACACTTAAAACTAAAGTCCAGGTAGCTAATTTTGATCCGAATAATGTTACTTATATAGATGATGTTAAAGGTAATTTTCCAACTAGTTATACCGCAATTGAAGAGATTAAGGTTGTAGATTCAGACAATGCCGTGTATCTGGTCAATATGGGTAAAAATATTTACACAGGTTCTATTCCAATTGGATCAGTTACTACTGGCGGAACAGATAGAGGATGGATGAAGTTACAGATTGTTAGGAATGGAAGTTCGGCTTACAAAATCAGGTATGCAAATATTGGAGAGGCGACGTACAAAGAGTATATTATAAATAAAAATACAGATTACAATTTCAATTATTTTAGTATGACGGATAATAAAGAAGTTGTTATTCAACCTCAAAAACAAAAATGGGATCTGTGTTTCACTGTCTTTACAAATGTCATAGAAGGTGCCGGTACTTACATCTATGCAGATTTTGTGACAGATAATATTGTAGGCGGATCGGCTTCATATCAAGTGACAATTCCTACGGGTACAAACGCGTCAGATTTTTACAACAATTTTAAAGCAGCTGATATTGATATGTCGAAATTCGATCATACCGATCAAAGAGCAATTGGAGCAAATTGGAGAAATCCTGTTGGTACAAATGGATTAGAAGTTTATGGTGATAGATTTTACGTTGTAAAAGATCCTGAAGGTTTTTACTTTAAGTTAAGATTCACCAGAATGACAAAAGCAAAAAAAGACCAATATGGCGAAGCTGGTGAAAGAGGCTTTCCACAATTCGAATACAAACCACTTTAA